In one window of Posidoniimonas corsicana DNA:
- a CDS encoding amidohydrolase family protein: MIISGQLLLNDLPDRARIEPGYVRIEDSVIAEVAVGQAPATCDAGGPECLVTPGFIDAHLHLPQFDMQGAHGLPLLQWLERCTFPDERKWADADYAAAMTHRAIDRLFAHGTTAICAYSSVHADGTRAALRSAAERGMRGVVGQSLMDRNAPDDLCRPAQQLLDETTSLLDDFRPGDRMAAAVTPRFAISCTPDLLAAAGRLADERSAAVQSHLAETLPECEWASELFGGARYVEVYRRAGLLNERSVYGHCIHLSDHDRQTMHDAGAIAAHCPTANSFLRAGAMDRRATLTAGAKICLGSDIGAGYETSMVRVARAMIETASAVGDSFPVAAQAWRQITAGNAESLGWPNAGNLRVGDPADLVLIRPGVPWLSSSVDPLSMLMFAWDDRWVERCWARGEAVYSAA, from the coding sequence ATGATCATCTCCGGCCAATTGCTGCTGAACGACCTGCCCGACCGGGCGCGGATTGAGCCGGGCTACGTGCGGATCGAAGACAGCGTCATCGCGGAAGTGGCCGTGGGGCAGGCGCCTGCGACCTGCGACGCCGGCGGGCCGGAATGCCTGGTCACGCCCGGCTTTATCGACGCCCACCTGCACCTGCCGCAGTTCGACATGCAGGGCGCCCACGGGCTGCCGCTGCTGCAGTGGCTGGAACGGTGCACGTTCCCCGACGAGCGCAAGTGGGCTGACGCCGACTACGCCGCAGCGATGACCCATCGGGCGATCGACCGCCTGTTCGCCCACGGCACGACGGCCATCTGCGCCTACTCGAGCGTGCACGCCGACGGGACCCGCGCAGCTCTGCGGTCGGCCGCAGAGCGGGGGATGCGGGGGGTGGTCGGCCAATCGCTGATGGACCGCAACGCGCCCGACGATCTGTGCCGCCCGGCGCAGCAGCTTCTGGACGAGACCACCTCTCTGCTGGACGACTTCCGTCCCGGCGATCGGATGGCCGCAGCGGTCACGCCCCGGTTTGCCATCTCCTGCACCCCGGACTTGCTCGCCGCGGCCGGACGACTGGCCGACGAACGCAGCGCCGCCGTCCAGTCGCACCTCGCCGAGACGCTCCCCGAGTGCGAGTGGGCGTCCGAGCTGTTCGGCGGCGCCAGGTATGTGGAGGTCTACCGCCGAGCGGGCCTGCTCAACGAGCGGTCGGTCTACGGGCACTGCATTCACCTGAGCGACCACGACCGCCAGACCATGCACGACGCGGGCGCCATCGCGGCGCACTGCCCGACGGCCAACTCGTTTCTGCGGGCCGGCGCGATGGACCGCCGGGCGACGCTCACCGCCGGCGCCAAAATCTGCCTAGGCAGCGACATCGGCGCCGGCTACGAGACCAGCATGGTGCGCGTCGCGCGTGCGATGATCGAAACCGCGTCGGCCGTCGGCGACTCCTTCCCCGTAGCGGCGCAGGCGTGGCGCCAGATCACGGCCGGCAACGCCGAGTCCCTCGGCTGGCCTAACGCGGGCAACCTGCGCGTTGGCGACCCGGCGGATCTAGTCTTGATCCGACCGGGCGTGCCGTGGCTCTCGTCCAGTGTTGATCCGCTGTCGATGCTCATGTTCGCGTGGGACGACCGCTGGGTAGAACGCTGCTGGGCGCGCGGCGAAGCCGTGTACTCTGCCGCCTAA
- a CDS encoding CehA/McbA family metallohydrolase has product MPTKSAALTLCLACCLPSYGAELLTLTSENFTEAAPRGKEADAIYGDYVLRNDKVVATVAAPHQGRHANLTVLNVGGGVIDLTQRDRQSDQLSCFYPGDSVFRLHEVIDWPEAFGTKAEGAARIAFAGAQVQGKNDRSAPLQIRVGYELRDGEDFLRVTSDITNPGDSPAKVQVRDGLRVDKGFRLGSARKRGLWWAYDQHWRQAYGLVAEDDDRRAMLVKSDEKRRPHVAAYPLANAESAEQTLPAGGRVAWSRRLIPAADTLELFAHSAANPNKLRPVAITVTDGADPVASARVVVRRNGKRLGEGLTDSDGRLATKLPADDYEIRVRANGHQPLDLAASVAATQDKEAAGLDIQLSKPAYVSGVVTDDAGHAIACKVQFTGLGDTPSPRFGPDTAVRGVVDLQYTPDGRFQAKLLPGRYRWIASHGPEYDAAQGELTIAEGETADVEASLRRSVDTTGWLSSELHSHSSPSGDNTSSQRGRVLNLLAEHLEFCPCTEHQRIDTYDEHLAHFDAVDRMLTCAGMELTGKPLPLNHQNAFPLIKHEHRQHNGGPLTNVDPVAQIQRLAAWDNNSEKLIQTNHPNVAQMIGDRDLDGVADEGFEAMFGYMDVMEVHPLDTILQPLGPAGEADNGVGSGGLGNRGNTIVNWLQLLNLGYRVTGVVNTDAHYNHHGSGWLRNWVKSSTDDPAQASVIELVHEFEHGHVVMSNGPFLQVVAESDAQDRPAIPGDDLKAADGKARVRITVRRPNWLEINRVQLLLNGRAVEQHNYTARDNGEMFAAGPEVFSQTIELDLDADTHLVVIACGEDRQLGAVYGEKEGAVMPIAVSNPVFIDTDGDANQDGAPFEPNGDDLGLPLPRLEGAKPSHGHDHHNHRH; this is encoded by the coding sequence ATGCCCACGAAGAGCGCGGCACTTACCCTCTGCCTAGCCTGCTGTCTACCCTCGTACGGCGCAGAGCTGTTGACGCTAACGTCAGAAAACTTCACCGAGGCGGCGCCACGCGGCAAAGAGGCAGACGCCATCTACGGCGACTACGTCCTCAGAAACGACAAGGTGGTCGCCACGGTCGCCGCGCCCCATCAGGGGCGGCACGCCAACCTCACCGTGCTGAACGTCGGCGGCGGCGTGATCGACCTCACGCAGCGCGATCGGCAGAGCGATCAGCTCAGCTGCTTCTACCCGGGCGACAGCGTCTTCCGGCTACATGAGGTCATCGACTGGCCGGAAGCGTTCGGCACAAAGGCCGAGGGCGCCGCCCGCATCGCTTTCGCCGGAGCACAGGTGCAGGGCAAGAACGACCGCTCTGCCCCGCTTCAGATCCGCGTTGGTTACGAACTGCGGGACGGCGAGGATTTCCTCCGCGTCACCAGCGACATTACCAACCCAGGCGATTCGCCCGCCAAAGTGCAGGTGCGCGACGGCCTACGCGTCGACAAGGGCTTCCGCTTGGGCTCCGCCCGCAAACGAGGGCTCTGGTGGGCCTACGATCAGCACTGGCGGCAGGCGTACGGCCTGGTCGCCGAAGACGACGATCGCCGGGCGATGCTGGTCAAGAGCGACGAGAAGCGGCGCCCGCATGTCGCGGCTTACCCGCTGGCGAACGCCGAATCCGCGGAGCAGACGCTGCCCGCCGGAGGCCGGGTTGCCTGGTCCCGCCGGCTGATCCCGGCGGCCGACACGCTGGAGCTTTTTGCCCACTCCGCAGCCAATCCGAACAAGCTCCGCCCGGTGGCCATCACGGTGACCGACGGCGCCGACCCGGTCGCCAGCGCGCGAGTGGTCGTGCGGCGCAACGGCAAGCGGCTCGGAGAAGGCCTCACGGACAGTGATGGGCGACTCGCCACCAAGCTGCCGGCCGACGACTACGAGATCCGCGTCCGCGCCAATGGCCATCAGCCGCTGGATCTGGCCGCTAGTGTAGCTGCCACGCAAGACAAAGAGGCCGCGGGCCTCGACATCCAGCTGTCGAAGCCCGCGTACGTGTCCGGCGTCGTGACCGACGACGCCGGACACGCTATTGCCTGCAAGGTGCAGTTCACCGGACTGGGCGACACGCCGTCGCCCCGGTTCGGGCCGGACACGGCGGTGCGCGGCGTGGTCGACCTGCAGTACACGCCCGACGGGCGGTTCCAAGCCAAGCTGCTCCCCGGACGCTACCGCTGGATCGCCAGCCACGGACCGGAGTACGACGCCGCGCAGGGCGAGCTGACCATCGCCGAGGGCGAAACGGCCGATGTCGAGGCGTCGCTGCGGCGGTCGGTCGACACCACCGGGTGGTTGAGCTCCGAACTCCACAGCCACAGCTCCCCGTCGGGCGACAACACCTCCAGCCAGCGGGGCCGCGTGCTGAACCTGCTGGCCGAGCACCTCGAGTTCTGCCCGTGCACGGAACACCAGCGGATCGACACCTACGACGAGCACCTCGCCCACTTCGACGCGGTCGATCGGATGCTGACCTGCGCCGGCATGGAGCTGACCGGCAAGCCGCTGCCGCTGAACCACCAGAACGCGTTCCCGCTGATCAAGCACGAGCACCGCCAGCACAACGGCGGCCCGCTCACCAACGTCGACCCGGTCGCGCAGATCCAGCGGCTGGCCGCCTGGGACAACAACTCAGAGAAGCTCATCCAGACCAACCACCCGAACGTGGCCCAGATGATCGGCGACCGCGACCTGGACGGCGTGGCCGACGAGGGCTTCGAGGCGATGTTCGGCTACATGGACGTGATGGAGGTGCACCCGCTCGACACGATCCTCCAGCCGCTCGGCCCCGCCGGCGAGGCGGACAACGGCGTCGGCTCCGGCGGCCTCGGGAACCGGGGGAACACCATCGTCAACTGGCTCCAGCTGCTCAACCTCGGCTACCGGGTGACCGGCGTGGTCAACACGGACGCCCACTACAACCACCACGGCAGCGGCTGGCTGCGGAACTGGGTGAAGAGCTCCACGGACGACCCCGCCCAGGCATCGGTGATCGAGCTGGTGCACGAGTTCGAGCACGGGCACGTCGTGATGTCCAACGGGCCGTTCCTCCAGGTGGTGGCTGAGTCCGACGCCCAGGACCGCCCCGCCATCCCGGGCGACGACCTCAAGGCCGCCGACGGCAAGGCCCGCGTACGCATCACCGTGCGGCGGCCCAACTGGCTCGAGATCAACCGCGTCCAGCTGCTGCTCAACGGCCGCGCGGTCGAACAGCACAACTACACGGCCCGCGACAACGGCGAGATGTTCGCCGCCGGCCCGGAGGTGTTCTCCCAGACGATCGAGCTCGACCTGGACGCCGACACCCACCTGGTGGTGATCGCCTGCGGCGAGGACCGGCAGCTGGGCGCCGTGTACGGGGAGAAGGAGGGCGCCGTGATGCCGATCGCGGTCTCCAACCCCGTGTTCATCGACACCGACGGCGACGCCAATCAGGACGGCGCGCCCTTCGAGCCCAACGGCGACGACCTCGGCCTGCCACTCCCCCGGCTCGAGGGCGCCAAGCCGTCGCACGGGCACGACCACCACAACCACCGGCACTAG
- a CDS encoding DUF1559 family PulG-like putative transporter — translation MTMRSTLRSDRRRAFTLVELLVVIAIIGVLIALLLPAVQAAREAARRTTCISSMKQIALATLNYHESRNEFPPPYYRGEPIGATPGGTVTDGGETATVPIEVRHGAFPFILSELEETALADSYFYELNWNDKSDRRGENHTFNVRLVNDSPIKFLQCPSTPGRDPDSPVCDYAVSRFISYSASDIADLASAGAISPRSSTSSVLDFRNSTTRKPGRMRDCTDGLSKTFMWFEIAGRQTMYNEQKMETGTGSHGQNWADSSNEFVVHHACGNKMFNCGNNEEIFAFHVGGAIFALGDGSARFIPESMDPEAFVTMHSRDEGDISTTGPGKQADPRNRG, via the coding sequence ATGACCATGAGGTCAACCCTTCGTAGCGACCGGCGGCGCGCCTTCACCCTGGTGGAGCTGCTGGTAGTGATCGCTATTATCGGCGTGCTGATCGCGCTGCTCCTGCCCGCCGTGCAGGCGGCCCGGGAGGCCGCCCGCCGCACGACCTGCATCTCCTCGATGAAGCAGATCGCGTTGGCGACGCTCAACTACCACGAGTCCCGCAACGAGTTCCCGCCCCCCTACTACCGCGGCGAACCGATCGGAGCGACCCCGGGCGGGACGGTCACCGACGGCGGCGAGACGGCCACCGTGCCGATCGAGGTCAGGCACGGCGCCTTCCCGTTCATCCTCTCGGAGCTGGAAGAGACCGCGCTGGCGGACAGCTACTTCTACGAGCTCAACTGGAACGACAAGTCCGACCGCCGCGGCGAGAACCACACGTTCAACGTCCGGCTGGTGAACGACTCGCCAATCAAGTTCCTCCAGTGCCCCTCGACGCCCGGGCGTGACCCCGACTCGCCGGTGTGCGATTACGCGGTCTCGCGGTTCATCTCGTACAGCGCGTCCGACATCGCCGACCTGGCGAGCGCCGGCGCCATCAGCCCGCGATCCAGCACCAGCAGCGTGCTGGACTTCCGCAACAGCACGACGCGCAAGCCGGGCCGCATGCGGGACTGCACCGACGGGCTTTCCAAGACCTTTATGTGGTTCGAGATCGCCGGCCGTCAGACGATGTACAACGAGCAGAAGATGGAGACCGGCACCGGCTCCCACGGGCAGAACTGGGCGGACAGCTCCAACGAGTTCGTGGTGCACCACGCCTGCGGCAACAAGATGTTCAACTGCGGCAACAACGAGGAGATCTTCGCGTTCCACGTTGGCGGGGCGATCTTCGCGCTGGGCGACGGCTCCGCGCGGTTCATCCCCGAGAGCATGGACCCGGAGGCGTTCGTCACGATGCACTCGCGTGACGAGGGTGACATCAGCACCACCGGCCCTGGCAAGCAGGCCGACCCCCGCAACCGAGGGTAG